From a single Miscanthus floridulus cultivar M001 chromosome 8, ASM1932011v1, whole genome shotgun sequence genomic region:
- the LOC136470007 gene encoding uncharacterized mitochondrial protein AtMg00810-like yields the protein MANCKPVMIPIDTKGKLSADDGTKVNDAKSYRSLARALQYLMVTYAFAVQQTCLHMHDPCGLHQALLKRILRYVRGTTHLGLHLCASTELLVTAYSDADWAGCLDTRQSMSGFCDFLGDALVSWSSKRQPTVSRSSAEAE from the coding sequence ATGGCCAACTGCAAGCCTGTGATGATCCCAATCGATACTAAAGGGAAATTGTCCGCTGATGATGGCACCAAGGTTAACGATGCCAAGTCCTATCGAAGCTTGGCTAGAGCTCTGCAGTACCTGATGGTCACGTACGCGTTTGCGGTGCAGCAGACGTGTCTCCACATGCACGATCCGTGCGGACTGCATCAGGCATTGCTCAAGCGCATCCTCCGGTACGTTCGTGGTACTACGCATCTGGGACTTCACCTCTGTGCCTCAACGGAGCTCTTGGTCACCGCATACTCCGACGCCGACTGGGCGGGCTGCCTGGATACAAGGCAATCTATGTCCGGGTTCTGCGACTTCTTGGGGGACGCTCTGGTGTCGTGGTCCTCCAAGCGGCAGCCGACCGTCTCCCGTTCTAGTGCGGAGGCGGAGTAG